The following coding sequences lie in one Deltaproteobacteria bacterium genomic window:
- a CDS encoding CoA transferase, translated as METRPASLLPEQFGPLQGVRILSTGSLIAQPYAAALAAEMGAEVIQLERPGEGDAAWRHLGRQLPTKDGKGLAATTWIQERRNSFYATLDFSRPEGREVFLKLVKGCDIWMESSKPGSYTKWDLTDEVVLQANPKIVIAHVSGYGQTGHPDYLGRASYDMIGQAFGGLMYQTGFPDPEPPIRANPWTADYITALFCLWSSLSGYIYAQRTGKGQVIDVSQFESIHRLLSGTMVEYFTDGFVRQRSGNKATAFQPYDAFQASDGWVVIGAVGYAVFSRVCPVIGLDPTEEKWKIACTDVNSIEGIEFDALLRGWVAERTAQEVIETMNAAQVACCPIMNSKDMADDPHYRARGLHVEWEDGQVGKVKGTGITPSFSLTPGKIWRGSVPVGYDNEQVYTHFAGLSSAEILQLKEKGVI; from the coding sequence ATGGAGACCCGTCCAGCATCGCTGCTGCCTGAACAATTCGGCCCGCTGCAAGGGGTGCGTATTCTTTCTACCGGCAGCTTAATTGCCCAGCCCTACGCTGCTGCGCTCGCGGCGGAAATGGGGGCCGAGGTCATCCAACTGGAACGTCCGGGGGAAGGAGACGCGGCCTGGCGGCATCTCGGTCGACAACTGCCTACGAAAGACGGCAAGGGATTGGCGGCAACGACTTGGATTCAGGAACGGCGGAATTCGTTCTACGCCACACTCGATTTCAGTCGCCCGGAAGGTCGAGAAGTCTTTCTGAAGCTGGTCAAAGGGTGCGACATCTGGATGGAAAGCTCGAAGCCTGGTTCTTACACCAAATGGGACCTGACCGACGAGGTCGTGCTGCAAGCCAACCCGAAAATTGTCATCGCGCACGTGTCCGGCTACGGGCAGACCGGGCATCCCGATTATCTGGGCCGCGCCTCCTACGACATGATCGGACAGGCGTTTGGTGGGCTCATGTATCAGACCGGTTTCCCTGACCCGGAGCCGCCGATTCGCGCCAATCCCTGGACGGCGGATTACATTACTGCACTGTTTTGTCTGTGGTCCTCGCTGTCCGGCTACATCTATGCGCAACGCACGGGCAAAGGACAAGTGATCGACGTCTCGCAATTCGAGTCGATTCATCGTCTGCTGTCTGGCACGATGGTGGAGTATTTCACCGATGGGTTCGTGCGCCAGCGTTCAGGTAACAAAGCCACGGCGTTCCAACCCTACGATGCGTTCCAAGCGAGCGACGGTTGGGTGGTGATCGGTGCCGTCGGCTATGCGGTCTTTTCGCGCGTGTGTCCGGTGATTGGCCTCGACCCCACGGAGGAAAAATGGAAGATCGCCTGCACCGATGTGAACTCTATCGAAGGGATCGAGTTCGATGCTCTCTTGCGCGGGTGGGTGGCAGAGCGCACCGCCCAGGAAGTGATCGAGACGATGAACGCCGCGCAAGTCGCCTGCTGTCCGATCATGAATAGCAAGGACATGGCCGACGATCCGCATTATCGAGCGCGCGGCCTTCATGTCGAGTGGGAAGATGGGCAAGTCGGCAAAGTCAAAGGCACAGGGATAACGCCATCCTTCTCGCTGACTCCCGGGAAAATTTGGCGCGGGTCGGTGCCGGTCGGCTACGACAATGAGCAAGTCTACACGCATTTCGCCGGGCTCTCTTCCGCTGAGATCCTTCAGTTGAAAGAGAAGGGTGTGATCTAG
- a CDS encoding DUF4139 domain-containing protein codes for MKKRIVLWALFVVASSFGGDTLPPPVFAVDPAPAAAPATPPRVSTLDNQTNVSLTIYNSNLGLVKDVRDIDLGEGEQELRFMDVASEVIPTTVHVKSLTDARGLQVLEQNYEYDLISPEKLLEKYVGKEVKILDKNYYTGQDQLTTATLLSANGSPVYQTDNEIHVGLPGRVILPQLPENLLSKPTLVWLLRGGKAGKHTIEASYLTNQITWSADYIVVLNADDTQADLSGWVSIDNKSGATYKNATLKLVAGDVHRVQPKAVMYQRALAMADAAAPEAKQFTEEGFFEYHLYTLDRPATVKSNQTKQMTLLSAASIPVVKRFTLQGQQGYFMNPYSSADELPPEKVSVTLEIENAQKHNLGLPLPKGTVRVYKADKEGSLQFTGEDSIDHTVKDELVKVKMGEAFDVTGRRKQTDFKQIARGVTEIAWEITLRNHKPEPVTVRVNEPLFGDWEVLSASLKYEKADAHTLRFDVPVPKDGEVKVTYRIRIKTM; via the coding sequence ATGAAAAAACGCATCGTGCTATGGGCCTTGTTCGTGGTCGCTTCTTCCTTCGGAGGAGATACGCTCCCGCCACCGGTCTTCGCGGTCGATCCCGCACCGGCGGCAGCGCCGGCAACGCCGCCGCGCGTCAGCACCTTGGATAACCAGACCAATGTGTCGCTGACGATCTACAACTCCAACCTTGGCTTGGTCAAAGACGTGCGCGACATCGACCTCGGCGAAGGAGAGCAAGAACTGCGTTTCATGGACGTCGCCTCCGAGGTCATTCCCACCACCGTGCATGTCAAATCGCTGACCGATGCGCGCGGGTTGCAGGTGCTCGAACAGAACTACGAGTACGACCTCATCAGTCCAGAAAAGCTGCTGGAGAAGTACGTGGGCAAAGAAGTGAAGATCCTCGACAAGAACTACTACACCGGTCAGGATCAGCTCACGACGGCGACTTTGCTTTCCGCCAACGGCTCCCCGGTCTATCAGACGGACAATGAAATCCATGTCGGCTTACCCGGTCGCGTCATTCTTCCGCAACTTCCTGAGAACCTGCTCTCCAAGCCCACGCTTGTGTGGTTGTTGCGCGGGGGAAAAGCCGGCAAGCATACAATTGAAGCCTCCTATCTGACTAATCAGATTACTTGGTCGGCGGATTACATTGTTGTGCTGAATGCCGACGACACCCAAGCCGACTTGTCGGGATGGGTCTCTATCGACAATAAGTCCGGTGCCACCTACAAAAACGCTACGTTGAAGTTAGTGGCCGGCGATGTGCATCGCGTACAGCCCAAAGCGGTGATGTATCAGCGTGCCTTGGCGATGGCCGATGCTGCGGCACCGGAAGCCAAGCAATTCACCGAAGAAGGCTTCTTCGAGTATCACCTCTACACCCTCGACCGCCCCGCCACTGTGAAGAGCAACCAGACCAAACAGATGACGCTACTCTCGGCCGCCAGCATTCCGGTGGTGAAGCGTTTCACGCTGCAAGGGCAACAGGGCTACTTCATGAATCCCTACAGCTCGGCGGACGAACTGCCGCCGGAGAAGGTGAGCGTGACCCTGGAAATAGAAAACGCGCAGAAGCATAACCTGGGCTTACCCCTGCCCAAGGGAACGGTGCGCGTGTACAAGGCCGACAAAGAAGGCAGCCTCCAATTTACGGGCGAAGACAGTATCGATCACACGGTGAAAGACGAACTCGTGAAGGTCAAAATGGGCGAGGCCTTCGATGTGACCGGCCGGCGAAAGCAAACCGACTTCAAACAAATCGCCCGCGGGGTTACCGAGATTGCTTGGGAGATTACGCTGCGCAATCACAAGCCGGAACCGGTCACCGTGCGTGTGAACGAGCCGCTCTTTGGCGACTGGGAAGTACTGTCCGCCTCGCTTAAATATGAGAAAGCCGATGCCCACACGTTGCGCTTCGACGTCCCAGTGCCGAAAGATGGTGAGGTGAAGGTGACGTACCGCATCCGGATAAAGACGATGTAG
- a CDS encoding ABC transporter permease — translation MLTRLRQELTCSPSAIWGLVYKFVCICYRSLDRIFDIIYWPVISLLLWGFTSTFVSSTSSVSGVMEFFLGGAVLWSLFWRAQTDVGTFILEDFWSRNVYNMFASPITPLELFVAIALIGFLRCVLSFAFLSVLAWVLYAFNIFHIGGLALGAFTTVLLLFGWVIGIVIAALIFRYGLRIQVLAWSVGFLIQPFSCVFYPLESMPHWVQVIAVTLPTTHVFEGLRHAIATGELAVRPLLTALGLTVILLIASLLYFHYALLQAKRLGLLTRFEMA, via the coding sequence ATGCTTACTCGCCTGCGACAAGAGCTGACCTGTTCCCCCTCCGCGATCTGGGGGCTGGTGTACAAGTTCGTCTGTATTTGTTACCGCAGCCTCGATCGTATTTTCGATATCATCTACTGGCCGGTGATCTCCTTGCTGTTGTGGGGGTTTACTAGCACGTTCGTTTCCTCCACATCGTCGGTGTCCGGCGTGATGGAATTCTTCCTCGGCGGCGCGGTGCTGTGGAGTTTGTTCTGGCGTGCGCAAACGGACGTGGGCACGTTCATTTTGGAGGATTTCTGGAGCCGCAATGTCTATAACATGTTCGCGTCTCCGATAACGCCGCTGGAATTGTTCGTCGCGATCGCCTTGATTGGGTTTCTCCGCTGCGTGCTGAGTTTTGCGTTTCTTAGCGTACTGGCGTGGGTCCTCTACGCTTTCAATATCTTCCATATCGGCGGACTGGCGCTGGGTGCGTTCACGACCGTGCTGCTCCTATTCGGCTGGGTCATCGGCATTGTGATCGCCGCGCTGATTTTCCGCTACGGCTTGCGTATTCAGGTGCTGGCGTGGTCCGTCGGTTTCCTCATTCAGCCCTTCAGTTGTGTCTTCTACCCGCTGGAGAGCATGCCGCACTGGGTGCAGGTCATCGCTGTCACCCTGCCGACAACGCACGTCTTCGAAGGACTCCGCCACGCCATCGCCACCGGGGAACTGGCCGTGCGTCCGCTGCTTACCGCCCTGGGGCTCACTGTCATCTTGCTCATCGCTTCCTTGCTGTATTTTCATTATGCTTTGTTGCAAGCGAAACGGTTGGGGTTGCTGACGCGGTTCGAGATGGCATAG
- a CDS encoding ATP-binding protein has protein sequence MIDRKTDMALVQAALKRSRVVALLGPRQCGKTTLARQLVPADSLNYFDLEDPPSLARLTEPDLALRPLKGLVVIDEIQRRPDLFPLLRVLADRKPLPARFLILGSASPDLLRQSSETLAGRLETIPLEGFRLADLGAVVQARHWLRGGFPLSFTARTETDSLAWRQQFLQTFLERDLPQLGVTIPAVALRRFWNMVAHYHGQIWNAAELARALAVNESTVRRYLDLMTGVFMVRQLPPWFENLGKRQVKAPKVYVRDSGMVHALLGIANRRDLDYHPKVGASWEGYAVEEVLKALRPDAAYYWATHNGAELDLLLFKRGRRIGVECKRADAPTLTPSMRIALADLKLDELYVVYPGEKCYALSKKVEVVPLAELVNAK, from the coding sequence ATGATTGATCGCAAGACTGATATGGCGCTGGTGCAAGCCGCCTTGAAGCGTAGCCGGGTGGTTGCGCTGCTTGGCCCACGCCAGTGTGGCAAGACGACGCTGGCCCGCCAGTTGGTGCCGGCGGACTCGCTCAACTACTTCGATCTCGAAGACCCGCCCAGCCTCGCCCGCCTCACCGAGCCGGACCTCGCGTTGCGGCCGCTCAAGGGACTGGTCGTGATCGACGAAATCCAGCGTCGTCCCGACCTTTTTCCGTTGCTGCGCGTGCTGGCTGATCGCAAGCCGCTCCCTGCGCGTTTCCTAATTCTCGGCAGCGCCTCGCCGGATTTGCTACGACAGTCTTCTGAAACTCTCGCCGGGCGGTTGGAAACTATCCCTCTTGAAGGTTTCCGACTGGCCGACCTTGGCGCCGTCGTGCAAGCTCGGCATTGGTTGCGTGGCGGATTTCCGTTGTCCTTCACGGCACGCACCGAAACCGATTCGCTCGCATGGCGGCAACAGTTTCTACAGACCTTCTTAGAGCGAGATCTGCCGCAACTAGGTGTGACTATTCCCGCCGTGGCGCTGCGCCGTTTTTGGAACATGGTCGCCCACTATCACGGTCAGATTTGGAACGCCGCCGAACTGGCCCGCGCCCTCGCCGTCAACGAATCCACCGTGCGCCGCTACCTCGACTTGATGACGGGCGTGTTCATGGTACGACAGTTGCCCCCGTGGTTCGAGAATCTCGGTAAACGTCAGGTCAAAGCCCCGAAAGTCTACGTGCGTGATAGCGGCATGGTCCATGCCTTGCTCGGCATCGCCAATCGGCGCGACCTCGACTACCATCCTAAAGTAGGCGCTTCGTGGGAAGGCTACGCCGTCGAGGAAGTGCTTAAGGCGTTACGTCCGGACGCCGCGTATTACTGGGCCACGCACAACGGCGCGGAACTCGATCTGTTGCTGTTCAAGCGTGGCCGGCGCATTGGTGTCGAATGCAAACGCGCCGACGCGCCCACGCTCACTCCCTCCATGCGCATCGCTCTGGCCGATCTGAAACTGGACGAACTGTACGTTGTGTATCCCGGTGAGAAATGCTACGCGCTGAGCAAAAAGGTCGAGGTCGTGCCGCTGGCGGAACTGGTGAATGCGAAGTGA
- a CDS encoding DUF5615 family PIN-like protein, whose product MKFLVDAHLPPRLCAILTQHGHDAVHTLDLPAKNTTKDRVINQLSLADQRVVISKDTDFFYSHLLQGRPWKLLLVRTGNVSARDLCALFERNLSTIETALQNHTLVEIDHAAVTPVM is encoded by the coding sequence ATGAAATTCCTCGTGGATGCGCATCTGCCACCTCGGCTGTGCGCGATCCTGACTCAGCACGGACACGACGCAGTGCATACGCTGGACCTCCCAGCCAAGAACACAACCAAGGACAGAGTCATCAATCAGCTTTCTCTCGCCGACCAACGAGTGGTCATCTCCAAAGACACCGACTTTTTCTATTCGCACTTGCTTCAAGGGCGTCCCTGGAAACTGCTTTTGGTCAGGACAGGGAACGTCTCCGCCCGTGATTTGTGTGCGTTATTCGAGCGCAACCTATCAACGATTGAAACTGCATTGCAAAACCATACGCTGGTAGAAATCGATCATGCGGCCGTGACGCCAGTGATGTAG
- a CDS encoding aminotransferase class I/II-fold pyridoxal phosphate-dependent enzyme produces MDKKSRQSKKDTYRMRTHLVHGVSDSTRWDYDHHVVPPISASTTFRLNSVHRGAHGFASFASEAAEIVKQEPIYIYDRLDEPTRGMLEESLAHAEGGETAVSFTTGMAAISAALGVAVQSGQEIVAHRVVYGCTYSLLTNWLPRYRISTSFVDLTDETALRAALNDRTRVVYFETPVNPTLQLIDIAAVRRVVAEVNQQREEPILIIVDNTFATPYCQRPLAHGADIVVHSLTKDIGGFGADMGGVVVAPHAFHRPLLLYRKDFGGVLSSRSAWAFLVYGLPTLATRMVNQQKSAMKIAQFLDRHPLVESVVYPGLEHFPQRELALRQMVDYRGKFAPGSMLYFTLQDPQGDNRVAEAFIDYLAEQSFTITLAVSLGQIKTLIENPYSMTHAALPSEEKLARGVEPGGIRLSVGLEDWQDLIEDLSQALDAVAELSIPAQR; encoded by the coding sequence ATGGACAAGAAATCGCGTCAGTCGAAAAAAGATACTTACCGCATGCGGACGCATCTCGTGCATGGGGTGTCGGACAGCACGCGGTGGGACTATGACCACCACGTTGTCCCTCCGATTTCTGCCTCGACGACCTTTCGGTTGAATTCTGTCCATCGTGGTGCACACGGCTTTGCCTCTTTTGCCAGTGAGGCTGCGGAGATCGTTAAGCAGGAACCCATCTATATTTACGATCGCCTCGACGAGCCGACACGTGGCATGTTGGAAGAGTCGCTTGCGCATGCTGAAGGTGGAGAGACGGCAGTCAGCTTCACCACCGGGATGGCGGCGATCAGCGCTGCCCTCGGCGTCGCCGTGCAAAGCGGTCAGGAGATCGTGGCCCACCGTGTTGTGTATGGATGCACGTATAGCCTGCTGACGAATTGGTTGCCGCGTTATCGAATCTCGACGAGCTTCGTGGATCTTACCGATGAAACCGCGCTACGCGCGGCCTTGAACGACCGCACGCGCGTTGTCTACTTCGAGACTCCAGTCAATCCCACGTTGCAGCTCATCGACATTGCCGCCGTGCGCCGTGTAGTTGCCGAGGTGAATCAACAACGCGAGGAACCGATCCTCATCATTGTCGATAACACCTTCGCTACGCCCTATTGCCAACGTCCGCTTGCGCACGGCGCGGACATTGTCGTGCACAGTTTAACCAAGGACATTGGCGGCTTTGGCGCCGATATGGGTGGTGTGGTAGTCGCGCCGCACGCGTTCCATCGGCCACTGTTACTGTATCGGAAAGATTTTGGCGGAGTGCTCTCATCAAGAAGCGCCTGGGCGTTCCTTGTCTATGGATTGCCTACGCTGGCGACGCGGATGGTCAATCAGCAGAAAAGCGCCATGAAGATCGCCCAGTTTCTGGATCGGCATCCACTCGTCGAAAGCGTCGTGTATCCCGGGCTTGAACACTTTCCGCAACGGGAATTGGCGCTGCGACAAATGGTCGATTACCGGGGAAAATTCGCTCCGGGGTCAATGCTTTACTTTACGCTTCAGGACCCACAAGGCGACAATCGTGTTGCCGAGGCGTTTATCGATTATCTTGCCGAACAGTCGTTCACGATTACCTTAGCGGTCAGTCTCGGTCAGATTAAAACGCTCATCGAAAATCCCTACTCAATGACGCATGCTGCGTTGCCCTCCGAAGAAAAGCTTGCTCGCGGCGTTGAACCTGGTGGTATCCGCCTCTCGGTTGGCTTGGAAGACTGGCAAGACCTGATTGAAGACCTCAGCCAAGCGTTGGACGCGGTAGCGGAATTGAGCATTCCTGCCCAGCGATAG
- a CDS encoding PIN domain-containing protein: protein MRLFLDTSVLLAAAGSANGSSRALFSYAATQGWVLICSPYALNEVLRNLPKLPASATTEWLRLRLRPQVTMVDDVVSLDRPVVFAASKDRPILFTALAWAEVLLTLDKADFADVLSGTFYGLRVLLPYNFLQHERTVGRL, encoded by the coding sequence GTGAGACTGTTCCTCGACACGAGTGTGCTGCTGGCCGCAGCAGGTTCGGCGAACGGCTCTTCGCGTGCACTCTTCTCCTATGCCGCCACACAAGGCTGGGTACTGATCTGCAGTCCGTATGCGCTGAACGAAGTGCTGCGGAATCTTCCCAAGCTGCCGGCGAGCGCTACGACGGAATGGCTGCGGCTGCGGCTGCGCCCGCAAGTGACGATGGTGGACGACGTGGTGTCGTTGGATCGGCCGGTCGTCTTCGCCGCAAGCAAAGACCGGCCCATTTTGTTCACGGCACTGGCGTGGGCGGAGGTGTTGCTCACGCTGGATAAGGCGGATTTCGCCGATGTGCTGAGCGGAACATTCTACGGGTTGCGCGTGCTACTGCCTTACAACTTCCTCCAACACGAACGCACGGTCGGACGGCTGTAG
- a CDS encoding amidohydrolase family protein: MSYDLLIKNGTVVDGTGAPQYRADVAVANGKIAEIGKIVEGAKQVIDASDLIVAPGFIDPHTHYDAQICWDPLMTSSSWHGVTSLVMGNCGVGIAPCKPEVREIAAWDLVNVEAIPFDVLTKGIKWEWETFPQYMDAAAKRGSGINLGFLAPLTPFRHFVMGEESMERAATPEETAKIKALIKEAVAAGAMGFTTSFIAQHIGYKGRPLACRQADFAEFKAYSNALKELGKGSIELALTNDISVVDEREHALLDLLLTESGRPVTWLALLNRDDKPNVCQDTLRATAALCQKGAVPQVSCRPLIIQIDLRSPFIFSNIPCWSPAFQRPVEEQKQFYRDLSFRAEFRKAMETPKVFSGRWDRAVVHEVGSPAMRSLVGKSVAQIAKERGKDGLDTFLDLAIEDDLQLQYTYELFNATEERIPDLITDPRVMVGLSDGGAHVDMLCDAGYATYLLGTWVREKSVLTLEHAVKRLTTEPAAFFGLTQRGKIRQGLAADFAIFDLKTVGSKKRGEMRNDLPGGGRRLVMPAQGVEYTVVNGAVLYEHGKHTGTMPGQVLRSGQV; encoded by the coding sequence ATGTCTTATGATCTGCTAATTAAGAACGGAACCGTAGTCGATGGCACGGGCGCGCCGCAGTATCGCGCTGATGTCGCCGTGGCCAACGGCAAAATTGCCGAAATCGGCAAGATTGTAGAAGGGGCGAAGCAGGTGATCGACGCCTCGGACTTGATCGTCGCACCGGGGTTCATCGATCCTCACACCCATTACGATGCGCAAATTTGCTGGGACCCGTTGATGACCTCTTCTTCTTGGCACGGCGTGACCAGCCTCGTGATGGGCAACTGCGGCGTCGGCATCGCCCCGTGCAAGCCAGAAGTGCGTGAAATAGCGGCTTGGGATCTCGTCAATGTCGAAGCGATTCCTTTTGACGTGTTGACCAAGGGCATCAAGTGGGAATGGGAGACCTTCCCGCAGTACATGGATGCTGCGGCGAAGCGTGGCTCCGGCATCAACCTGGGGTTTCTCGCGCCACTCACGCCTTTCCGCCATTTCGTGATGGGCGAGGAGTCGATGGAGCGCGCGGCAACACCGGAGGAGACGGCAAAAATCAAAGCCCTGATTAAGGAAGCGGTGGCTGCCGGCGCAATGGGATTTACCACCAGCTTCATCGCCCAACACATCGGCTATAAAGGACGACCGTTGGCCTGTCGGCAGGCGGATTTTGCGGAGTTCAAAGCCTATAGCAACGCTCTGAAAGAACTGGGCAAAGGCAGCATTGAGCTGGCGTTGACGAACGACATTTCCGTGGTGGATGAGCGCGAGCACGCCCTGCTCGACTTGCTGTTGACTGAGAGCGGACGCCCGGTCACTTGGCTAGCGCTGCTCAACCGCGACGATAAGCCCAACGTTTGCCAAGATACGTTGCGTGCAACGGCGGCGTTGTGTCAGAAGGGCGCCGTCCCGCAAGTAAGCTGTCGCCCGTTGATCATCCAAATCGATCTGCGTTCGCCCTTCATTTTCTCCAATATCCCGTGCTGGAGCCCGGCGTTCCAACGTCCGGTGGAGGAACAGAAGCAGTTCTATCGTGATCTCTCGTTCCGCGCGGAGTTCCGTAAAGCGATGGAGACGCCGAAGGTGTTTTCAGGGCGCTGGGATCGCGCGGTCGTACACGAAGTCGGCAGCCCGGCCATGCGGTCGCTGGTCGGCAAGAGCGTGGCGCAGATTGCCAAAGAACGGGGCAAAGACGGACTCGACACCTTCCTGGATCTGGCGATCGAAGACGACTTGCAATTGCAGTACACCTACGAACTCTTCAACGCGACTGAAGAGCGCATTCCCGATCTCATCACCGATCCCCGTGTGATGGTTGGGCTGTCCGATGGCGGCGCGCATGTCGATATGCTGTGCGACGCCGGCTACGCCACCTATCTGCTCGGCACGTGGGTGCGCGAAAAGAGTGTACTGACATTGGAGCACGCCGTGAAACGGTTGACGACCGAGCCGGCGGCGTTCTTCGGACTCACGCAGCGCGGCAAGATCCGGCAAGGGTTGGCTGCCGACTTCGCCATTTTCGACCTCAAGACGGTGGGGTCCAAGAAACGGGGCGAGATGCGCAACGATCTTCCTGGCGGCGGGAGACGGTTAGTGATGCCAGCGCAAGGCGTGGAATACACCGTCGTCAACGGTGCGGTGCTCTACGAACATGGCAAGCATACCGGCACGATGCCCGGTCAGGTGCTGCGCTCAGGGCAAGTGTAA
- a CDS encoding A/G-specific adenine glycosylase, with amino-acid sequence MLTKKKSAATPPRIAHPATIRAFQRRLIAWYNRHGRDLPWRRTRDPYAILVSEVMLQQTQVSRAMLYYERFLERYPTVEELARADEGEVRETWEGLGYYNRARNLQRASQEIVEKHDGQFPTTHEELTALPGIGDYTAGAVRSFAFHHDAAILDTNAARVLTRLFALPLAQQTDRFLWSVAHAVTPAGQAYDFNQAIMDLGATICSARTPRCGECPVRTVCRSVLPRASEV; translated from the coding sequence ATGCTCACGAAGAAAAAGAGCGCCGCCACGCCGCCGAGGATTGCCCATCCCGCCACGATTCGCGCTTTTCAGCGCCGGTTGATCGCGTGGTACAACCGGCACGGTCGCGATCTGCCCTGGCGACGCACGCGCGATCCGTACGCCATTCTGGTCTCTGAGGTAATGCTTCAGCAGACCCAGGTGTCGCGCGCGATGCTCTACTATGAGCGGTTCCTGGAGCGCTACCCGACGGTGGAAGAGCTGGCGCGTGCCGATGAGGGTGAGGTGCGCGAGACCTGGGAAGGGCTGGGCTACTACAACCGAGCGCGAAACCTCCAACGCGCGTCGCAGGAGATTGTTGAGAAGCATGATGGCCAGTTTCCCACCACCCATGAAGAGCTGACCGCACTGCCGGGGATTGGCGACTATACCGCCGGAGCCGTGCGCAGTTTCGCGTTCCACCACGATGCCGCCATTTTGGATACTAACGCCGCGCGAGTGCTGACACGACTGTTCGCGTTGCCGCTGGCTCAGCAAACCGATCGTTTTCTGTGGAGTGTGGCCCATGCCGTGACACCAGCCGGTCAGGCGTACGACTTCAATCAGGCGATCATGGACTTGGGGGCGACGATCTGTAGCGCTCGGACGCCGCGCTGCGGAGAATGCCCGGTGCGCACGGTGTGTCGGAGCGTCCTGCCCCGCGCCTCCGAGGTGTAG
- a CDS encoding carboxymuconolactone decarboxylase family protein yields MPGKLAAFHEFRSRMNEKLLSKGNLQLKRFFNLDSQAYVDGALPSRTKELMGLVASAVLRCDDCITYHMIQCAEAGVSDEEFFETFNVILVVGGSITIPHIRRAVETLEELRASQSEDKGAARAATEEKGKKTRKGKGRREK; encoded by the coding sequence ATGCCGGGGAAACTCGCCGCGTTTCACGAATTCCGTTCACGCATGAACGAGAAGCTGCTCAGTAAGGGCAACCTACAGCTCAAGCGCTTCTTCAATCTCGATTCGCAAGCCTACGTCGATGGGGCTTTGCCTAGCCGCACTAAAGAACTGATGGGACTGGTGGCGTCGGCAGTGCTACGTTGCGACGACTGCATCACCTATCACATGATTCAGTGCGCCGAGGCTGGCGTGAGTGACGAGGAGTTTTTCGAGACCTTCAATGTCATTCTGGTGGTCGGAGGCTCGATTACCATTCCGCACATTCGCCGCGCGGTGGAGACGCTTGAAGAGTTGAGAGCAAGCCAGAGCGAGGACAAGGGAGCCGCGCGAGCGGCGACCGAGGAAAAAGGCAAAAAAACGCGGAAAGGAAAGGGAAGAAGAGAGAAATGA
- a CDS encoding ABC transporter ATP-binding protein — protein sequence MSLLEIHDLRKRYGTVDALKGISLAIERGEFFGLLGPNGAGKSTTINILLGLILADSGTIRIFEEDFATRQTAIRRRMNVAAAFTSLSGVLTVRENLKVYGGIYGVKNLKAKIDELLERFEITDLANRKLQYLSSGQHTRVTLCKGLINDPELLLLDECTLGLDPDIAEKTRRALQEFQREKLTTIIFTSHNMNEVEELCGRIAFLSKGEILRVDTAARIKSLIPQQILEVRFQSGEDLDAVRRLDGAFSPQHTGDAIFRFVLDEPETQLDAIMQRLMQTGARIADLQITRPTLEDVFIKVARGEIEC from the coding sequence ATGTCGCTACTTGAGATTCACGACTTACGGAAGCGCTACGGTACGGTTGATGCCCTCAAAGGCATTTCGCTCGCAATCGAGCGCGGCGAGTTCTTTGGGTTGCTGGGGCCAAACGGGGCGGGGAAATCTACCACCATCAATATCTTGCTGGGACTCATCCTGGCAGATAGCGGGACCATCCGCATTTTCGAGGAGGATTTCGCCACACGGCAGACGGCGATTCGCCGGCGCATGAACGTGGCCGCCGCGTTCACGAGCCTGAGCGGCGTGCTCACGGTGCGCGAGAACCTCAAAGTCTACGGCGGCATCTATGGCGTGAAAAATCTCAAAGCCAAGATCGATGAATTGTTGGAGCGTTTCGAGATCACGGACCTCGCCAACCGTAAGCTCCAGTATTTGAGTTCCGGCCAGCACACCCGGGTGACGCTGTGCAAAGGGCTGATTAATGATCCTGAGTTGCTCCTTTTGGACGAATGCACGCTCGGCTTAGACCCGGACATCGCCGAGAAAACCCGCCGCGCGCTGCAAGAGTTTCAACGCGAGAAACTGACGACCATCATCTTCACTTCCCACAACATGAACGAGGTGGAAGAGCTGTGCGGGCGGATTGCGTTTCTGAGCAAAGGCGAGATTCTCCGGGTGGACACCGCCGCGCGCATCAAGAGCTTGATCCCGCAGCAGATCCTCGAAGTGCGGTTTCAATCTGGGGAAGACCTCGACGCGGTACGCCGCCTTGACGGCGCCTTCTCTCCGCAGCACACCGGGGACGCGATCTTTCGCTTCGTACTCGACGAGCCGGAAACGCAGCTCGACGCGATTATGCAACGGCTTATGCAAACCGGTGCCCGCATCGCCGATCTCCAGATCACTCGCCCCACGCTGGAGGATGTGTTCATTAAGGTGGCGAGAGGGGAGATCGAGTGCTGA